The following proteins are encoded in a genomic region of Leptospirales bacterium:
- a CDS encoding alpha/beta hydrolase, translated as MLSRPMERSLSIDGLRLQLFEYGAGSPCLMLHGYPQDHRCWRKVIPFLEGKRRILAPDWFGWGASERSLTASLRYEDEFPRVGKLLDLLGIQQVDLIGHDYGGLMALAYAAQNPQRVRTLALINTRAHGAIAFATRLLLNGMVALAQTPATRVLISLLPLKIIHQSMFAPFVANGCFSSSELDDYLSFLDSPHGRKWFAHFYRHFRTTPRRELGERARRFSFPVAIIWGDEDRYFPFAIGKDLAARLQQCTVTQLRGAGHFSPEERPREVAEALIALLDLADSGKLPRNKSDSTS; from the coding sequence GTGCTCAGTCGTCCTATGGAACGCAGCCTGAGCATTGACGGGCTTCGCCTGCAGCTTTTTGAGTACGGCGCCGGCTCGCCCTGCTTGATGTTGCACGGTTATCCGCAAGACCACCGTTGCTGGCGCAAGGTCATACCGTTTCTTGAGGGCAAGCGGCGTATTCTGGCGCCCGACTGGTTTGGCTGGGGGGCCTCTGAGCGCTCGCTCACGGCCAGTTTGCGTTATGAGGACGAGTTTCCACGGGTTGGCAAGTTGCTCGATCTTCTTGGAATTCAACAGGTCGATTTGATTGGCCATGACTATGGCGGCCTGATGGCGCTGGCTTATGCGGCGCAGAATCCGCAGCGCGTACGTACGCTGGCCTTGATCAATACCCGGGCCCACGGGGCGATCGCTTTTGCAACCAGACTGCTGCTTAACGGGATGGTGGCATTGGCGCAAACGCCGGCAACCCGGGTTTTGATTTCGCTCTTACCGCTCAAAATCATTCATCAATCGATGTTTGCTCCATTTGTAGCCAACGGCTGCTTTTCTTCCAGCGAGCTTGATGATTACCTTTCTTTTCTGGATTCGCCGCACGGCCGGAAGTGGTTTGCTCACTTTTATCGCCACTTTCGCACCACGCCGCGCCGCGAACTTGGCGAACGGGCGCGCCGCTTTTCTTTTCCAGTTGCTATCATCTGGGGCGACGAGGACCGCTATTTCCCGTTTGCGATTGGCAAGGACCTTGCCGCTCGATTGCAGCAATGCACGGTGACGCAGCTGCGCGGCGCTGGACATTTTTCGCCAGAGGAAAGGCCGCGCGAAGTAGCCGAGGCGCTCATCGCCTTGCTGGATCTTGCGGATTCTGGCAAATTGCCGCGTAACAAAAGCGATTCGACTTCTTAA
- a CDS encoding acyl-CoA desaturase, with protein sequence MIAILAFFTAHWFLSAFAQTFFLHRYASHKMFTMSKAWERFWHLFTLLAQGPSYLNPYGYAVLHRMHHAYSDTEKDPHSPHHSANFFDMMWKTKQRYDDYCYRRVTPPREFAQGAPQWPMLERLGQSWIFRIAFGALYALFYIAVVPEGQWGWYLLLPMHWLMGPIHGAIVNWGGHKYGYVNFPKTKDESRNTLPVDFLVLGELFQNNHHGRATSPNFAARWFEIDPGYQITRLLNALGVIRFTKQETLAAAS encoded by the coding sequence ATGATCGCTATCCTGGCGTTTTTCACGGCCCACTGGTTCCTTTCGGCCTTTGCCCAGACCTTCTTTCTGCATCGCTATGCCTCGCATAAGATGTTTACGATGAGCAAGGCCTGGGAGCGATTCTGGCACCTCTTCACATTGCTGGCCCAGGGGCCGTCCTATCTAAACCCCTATGGCTACGCAGTTCTGCATCGCATGCACCACGCCTACAGCGACACCGAAAAGGACCCGCACAGTCCGCATCATTCTGCGAACTTCTTTGACATGATGTGGAAAACCAAGCAACGCTACGACGACTACTGCTACCGGCGCGTCACGCCGCCGCGCGAATTCGCTCAGGGCGCGCCACAATGGCCGATGCTTGAGCGCCTCGGGCAATCGTGGATCTTTCGCATCGCCTTTGGCGCGCTCTACGCCCTTTTCTATATCGCTGTAGTCCCCGAAGGTCAATGGGGCTGGTACCTGCTACTGCCGATGCACTGGCTGATGGGACCAATCCACGGCGCCATTGTGAACTGGGGCGGCCACAAGTATGGCTATGTAAACTTTCCCAAAACGAAGGATGAATCGCGCAATACTCTGCCGGTGGACTTTCTGGTGCTGGGCGAACTCTTTCAGAACAACCACCACGGTCGAGCGACATCGCCCAATTTTGCGGCGCGCTGGTTTGAGATCGATCCGGGCTACCAGATCACGCGTCTGCTGAACGCCCTTGGCGTAATCCGCTTCACAAAGCAGGAAACGCTGGCGGCGGCGAGTTGA
- a CDS encoding TetR/AcrR family transcriptional regulator, whose product MAPARKPAARARRSERPARRTRGSLSRQEILEASLAILMEEQVEALSMRRIAERLKCSVASPYAHFTSREEIIRELIAAGERQLTAELRQAQVSSPDVYLQLNAIAHAYWSFSSRNRELHKLMFNSGGGKLYRQALPALPTSYRVFLETIRRGIQSGAIRFSRRSYPAIARTMWSWMYGLIVLEMNDLLRARKASDPVEEGIALFHILLRRGEAFDSESKA is encoded by the coding sequence ATGGCGCCTGCACGAAAACCCGCCGCCCGCGCCCGCCGTTCAGAGCGGCCGGCGCGCCGCACGCGCGGATCGCTCAGTCGTCAGGAGATTCTGGAAGCCTCGCTGGCCATTCTGATGGAAGAGCAGGTCGAGGCGCTGAGCATGCGCCGCATTGCAGAGCGGCTCAAATGCAGCGTGGCCAGCCCCTATGCGCACTTTACCAGCCGCGAAGAGATCATTCGCGAGCTGATTGCCGCCGGCGAACGCCAATTGACCGCTGAATTGCGACAGGCCCAGGTCAGTTCGCCCGATGTTTATCTGCAGCTCAACGCCATTGCCCATGCTTACTGGAGTTTCTCATCGCGCAATCGCGAGTTGCACAAATTGATGTTTAATTCCGGAGGCGGAAAGCTTTACCGCCAGGCCCTGCCGGCGCTGCCCACGAGCTACCGCGTCTTTCTGGAAACGATTCGTCGCGGCATCCAGAGCGGGGCCATTCGCTTTTCGCGGCGCAGCTATCCTGCCATCGCCCGCACAATGTGGTCGTGGATGTACGGGCTGATTGTTCTGGAGATGAATGATCTGCTGCGAGCGCGCAAGGCCTCCGATCCGGTCGAAGAGGGAATTGCCCTGTTTCATATTTTACTGCGCCGCGGCGAAGCCTTCGATTCAGAATCGAAGGCTTGA
- a CDS encoding SAM-dependent chlorinase/fluorinase: MRPLAVLVGPIVLLTDFSTRDWFVGVMRGVLAERAPQTAVLDLCHDVRRGDVREGAFMLRASVQYYPAGTVFCCVVDPGVGSNRRALAARCNGRFFVAPDNGLLTHILNDSADVHSVENPDWLSSKPSATFHGRDIFAPVAARLAGGAPLKECGPRLDDWARLDWPAVAWRREGAHGAIIYVDRFGNLITNIDCEEFGAKFPRAADSALLLRAGSAVIQGCVLGYSSQRPGELLFYRGSAGLFEIAVNLGDAAQMLQLRAGDPVEIRIPE; the protein is encoded by the coding sequence GTGCGTCCGCTCGCTGTGCTGGTGGGACCCATTGTACTGCTTACGGATTTTTCTACGCGCGACTGGTTTGTTGGCGTAATGCGCGGGGTTCTGGCGGAGCGAGCGCCGCAGACTGCGGTGCTGGACCTTTGCCACGATGTTCGTCGCGGCGACGTCCGCGAGGGCGCTTTCATGCTGCGGGCCAGCGTGCAGTACTATCCGGCCGGGACCGTATTCTGTTGCGTCGTGGACCCTGGCGTTGGTTCCAATCGGCGCGCCCTGGCCGCGCGCTGCAACGGCCGTTTTTTTGTGGCGCCGGACAATGGTCTGTTGACGCACATTCTGAACGATTCTGCAGACGTGCACTCCGTGGAAAATCCCGACTGGCTTTCCAGCAAGCCCTCGGCGACCTTTCATGGCCGTGATATCTTTGCTCCGGTCGCGGCGCGACTGGCCGGCGGCGCTCCGCTCAAAGAATGCGGACCGCGCCTCGATGATTGGGCGCGACTGGACTGGCCGGCCGTCGCCTGGCGGCGCGAGGGGGCTCATGGAGCAATCATCTACGTCGACCGTTTCGGAAATCTGATTACTAACATCGACTGTGAAGAATTTGGAGCAAAATTCCCCAGGGCGGCGGATTCAGCGCTCTTGCTGCGCGCCGGCAGCGCAGTGATTCAGGGTTGCGTGCTTGGCTATTCCTCCCAGCGTCCTGGAGAGTTGCTTTTCTATCGCGGCTCAGCCGGGCTCTTTGAGATCGCCGTAAATCTGGGCGACGCAGCCCAGATGCTGCAGCTGCGCGCCGGCGATCCGGTTGAGATTCGCATCCCCGAGTGA
- a CDS encoding bile acid:sodium symporter family protein — protein sequence MQIDQNSQAMLGVMLAVVMFGMGLGLTFRDFRRVGQTPWQVLIGSVGHFVLMPIAALAVVLILKLPPELAVGVIIVASCPSGATSNLLNFLAKTDVALAVIITALSTLLCPLFTPLIVKFLGGYVGAGQVEVDVSMIDMVKFVAVIIVIPVLLGMLLRKYAGKVAGAIEKPFKIFGILLLLGLIALVIFKNREQFLDIVGAVGVAVVLHNSLALLLGYFTPRLLRVPVAQSRTIAIEVAVQNTTLGLAIALQYFNATVAMPAAIFSLWMYITGLTLAFFWSKRPAPVAPGLHAEGH from the coding sequence ATGCAAATAGATCAGAACTCGCAAGCCATGCTTGGGGTCATGCTGGCAGTGGTCATGTTTGGCATGGGCCTCGGTCTGACCTTTCGCGATTTTCGACGCGTTGGCCAGACGCCGTGGCAGGTGCTGATCGGTTCGGTAGGCCACTTTGTATTGATGCCCATCGCCGCCCTGGCCGTCGTTTTGATCTTAAAGCTGCCGCCGGAACTTGCTGTGGGCGTAATCATTGTGGCCTCCTGCCCTAGCGGCGCCACTTCCAATCTGCTCAACTTTCTGGCTAAAACCGACGTTGCCCTGGCCGTAATCATTACCGCCCTTTCCACTCTACTCTGTCCGCTTTTCACGCCCTTGATTGTCAAATTTCTTGGAGGCTATGTGGGCGCCGGTCAGGTCGAAGTTGACGTATCGATGATCGACATGGTAAAATTTGTCGCGGTGATCATCGTGATTCCGGTGCTGCTGGGCATGCTGTTGCGCAAATATGCCGGCAAGGTTGCCGGCGCCATCGAGAAGCCGTTCAAGATTTTCGGCATCTTGTTGCTGCTTGGCCTCATTGCGCTGGTAATCTTTAAGAACCGCGAACAATTCCTGGATATCGTCGGCGCCGTGGGCGTTGCCGTGGTCCTGCACAATAGCCTGGCGCTGCTGCTTGGCTACTTTACGCCGCGCCTCCTGCGCGTGCCCGTGGCGCAGTCCCGCACCATTGCCATCGAAGTTGCCGTGCAGAATACGACGCTCGGTCTGGCCATCGCCCTGCAATACTTCAACGCCACGGTGGCCATGCCAGCGGCAATCTTCAGTCTGTGGATGTACATCACCGGATTGACCCTGGCCTTCTTCTGGTCCAAAAGGCCAGCGCCGGTTGCGCCAGGACTGCATGCCGAAGGCCACTGA
- a CDS encoding DEAD/DEAH box helicase family protein: MEQDLLPFQRAAFAPPASAVRRPADLELGELCGAQSAEDLDFAFGVLDAHRIKLSHLYDKLSSLSNSRTRLLPHQIEATHIVANALRPRYLLADEVGLGKTVEAGLILKELLFRKGYSRVLVAAPAPLTIQWQQELKNKFNEDYEILERRNFYEFAAAWSRHPRILTSIDFIKNPRYADELLKARWDVVVFDEAHRLRRDYSKVTHAYAFAERIAERCEALLLLSATPFRGKLEELYYLVRLLDPHLLGPHQSFLQEYVLGMDDAPDSRRLAELRSKVARVMLRRRKVEVGGFTKRHARTVRFELGPEERAFYDETTDYVRREYNLAMREKNRAVSFIMIVFQKLLDSSTRALLRALEKRKANLEQSLTGLRAALGAEFNLEDRLEELEDSDDPETELDSLERSPQRTFKEMRKEAMTLGFLIRMGRSIRGDRKFTKMVETMERMRREGHSKFVIFTQFRTTQDYLEEGLSAAGFRVVSFHGSLSLQAKEEAIQQFRAQGDVLICTEAGGEGRNLQFASILINYDLPWSPLKIEQRIGRIHRFGQTRDVYIVNFATRDTVAERVLEVLEKKIKLFEETIGPPDILLGVLEDEFDFQNSLMGFITGQKSRAELEQELEAKLRIADSGYRKLNDLVTPHCLDFNLSDYYDHTRSRRRLDNDEIERLCQRYSALSTNARFQLRKAPPALLSAGAQATPAFASAPAADYLLYDEQRRSERPATFRSELALEQESVEFLAVGHAFVDEALRYFLEHSGRKTIRRLRGVGKRGLYFVFLCHYQNGMSRVELQGALASGPNYERVGALDEPLFPPGVRGSAYQSLPLPANDELLAMLKAPAAAALQVILKDAEGRAEKLKDALHPVFKREEYKLEISYGKKIRQLEERLDRARLKLRQNQAVAQRSQVTRLENELLRARQERERRVLRVRRDSRVDAELELLQVYVLE, translated from the coding sequence ATGGAACAGGACCTATTGCCCTTTCAGCGTGCGGCCTTCGCGCCGCCCGCCAGCGCCGTTCGCCGGCCAGCCGATCTTGAACTGGGCGAGCTGTGCGGCGCTCAGAGCGCGGAGGACCTGGATTTTGCCTTTGGCGTACTCGATGCCCATCGTATCAAGCTCTCCCATCTCTACGATAAGCTATCCAGTCTGTCCAATTCTCGTACGCGTTTGCTGCCGCATCAGATCGAAGCGACGCACATCGTCGCCAACGCGCTGCGACCGCGCTACCTGCTGGCGGACGAGGTAGGGCTGGGCAAGACCGTCGAAGCCGGACTGATCTTGAAGGAATTGCTTTTTCGCAAGGGCTATTCTCGCGTGCTGGTCGCGGCGCCGGCGCCGCTGACGATTCAGTGGCAGCAAGAGCTGAAAAACAAATTCAACGAGGACTACGAAATACTAGAGCGGCGCAACTTTTATGAATTTGCCGCCGCCTGGTCCCGGCATCCGCGCATCCTGACTTCTATCGATTTTATAAAGAATCCGCGCTATGCTGATGAGCTGCTCAAGGCGCGCTGGGATGTCGTGGTTTTCGATGAGGCCCATCGCCTGCGTCGCGACTATTCCAAAGTGACTCACGCCTACGCCTTTGCGGAGCGTATTGCCGAGCGTTGCGAGGCGCTGCTTTTGCTATCAGCCACGCCCTTTCGCGGGAAGTTGGAAGAGCTATACTATCTGGTGCGTTTGCTTGATCCCCATCTGCTTGGGCCGCATCAGTCCTTCCTGCAAGAGTATGTTCTGGGCATGGACGATGCGCCGGACTCTCGGCGTCTGGCGGAACTGCGCAGCAAGGTCGCCAGGGTGATGCTGCGGCGTCGCAAGGTGGAGGTGGGCGGATTTACCAAGCGCCATGCGCGAACGGTGCGCTTTGAGCTGGGCCCGGAGGAACGCGCCTTTTACGATGAGACTACGGACTATGTGCGTCGGGAATACAATCTGGCAATGCGCGAAAAGAACCGTGCCGTCAGCTTCATCATGATTGTATTCCAGAAGCTGCTGGACAGCTCGACGCGCGCATTGCTGCGCGCTCTGGAAAAGCGCAAGGCCAATCTGGAACAGAGCCTGACCGGACTGCGCGCTGCGCTGGGCGCCGAATTCAATCTGGAGGACAGGCTGGAGGAGCTGGAAGACAGCGACGATCCGGAAACGGAACTGGACTCTCTGGAGCGCAGTCCGCAGCGAACCTTTAAGGAGATGCGCAAGGAAGCCATGACCCTGGGCTTTCTGATCCGCATGGGACGGTCCATCCGCGGCGATCGCAAATTTACCAAGATGGTCGAGACCATGGAGCGGATGCGACGCGAGGGCCACTCCAAGTTCGTAATTTTCACTCAGTTTCGCACCACGCAGGACTATCTGGAAGAAGGCCTCAGCGCGGCCGGCTTTCGCGTCGTTTCCTTTCATGGCTCGCTGAGCTTGCAGGCCAAGGAGGAGGCCATTCAGCAATTTCGAGCGCAGGGCGATGTCTTGATTTGCACTGAAGCTGGCGGCGAAGGCCGCAATCTGCAGTTCGCTTCCATCTTAATCAACTATGATCTGCCCTGGTCGCCTCTGAAAATTGAACAGCGTATCGGCCGCATCCATCGCTTTGGGCAGACGCGCGACGTCTACATCGTCAACTTTGCCACCCGCGACACGGTCGCGGAACGCGTACTGGAAGTGCTGGAGAAGAAGATCAAACTATTCGAGGAAACGATCGGTCCGCCGGATATCCTGCTCGGCGTGCTGGAGGATGAGTTTGATTTTCAGAACAGTTTGATGGGCTTTATTACCGGTCAGAAGAGTCGCGCCGAACTGGAGCAGGAATTGGAAGCCAAGCTGCGCATCGCCGATAGCGGTTATCGCAAGCTGAACGATCTGGTAACGCCGCACTGCCTGGATTTCAATCTGAGCGACTACTACGATCATACTCGTTCGCGTCGTCGCCTGGACAATGACGAGATCGAACGGCTCTGCCAGCGCTACAGCGCTCTATCGACGAATGCGCGCTTCCAGCTGCGAAAGGCGCCTCCGGCATTGCTCAGCGCTGGCGCGCAGGCGACGCCGGCCTTTGCCTCGGCCCCCGCCGCCGACTATCTGCTCTACGACGAGCAGCGGCGCAGCGAACGCCCGGCCACCTTTCGTTCGGAGCTGGCTCTGGAGCAGGAGAGCGTAGAATTTCTGGCTGTCGGTCATGCCTTTGTCGACGAGGCGCTGCGCTATTTTCTGGAACATTCCGGGCGCAAGACTATCCGCCGCTTGCGCGGCGTCGGCAAGCGCGGCCTCTATTTTGTTTTTCTCTGCCACTACCAGAATGGAATGAGTCGTGTGGAATTACAGGGGGCGCTGGCCAGCGGTCCGAATTACGAGCGCGTCGGCGCCCTGGATGAGCCGCTGTTTCCGCCAGGCGTGCGCGGCAGCGCTTACCAGAGTCTGCCGCTGCCCGCCAATGATGAGTTGCTGGCAATGCTGAAGGCGCCAGCGGCCGCTGCACTGCAGGTCATTTTGAAAGATGCCGAAGGGCGGGCCGAAAAATTGAAAGATGCCTTGCATCCGGTCTTCAAGCGCGAAGAGTACAAGCTGGAGATCAGCTACGGGAAGAAAATCCGCCAGCTGGAGGAACGATTGGATCGCGCGCGCTTGAAGCTGCGCCAGAATCAGGCCGTCGCCCAGCGCTCGCAGGTTACGCGGCTGGAAAATGAGCTGCTGCGCGCACGTCAGGAGCGCGAGCGTCGCGTGCTCCGCGTGCGGCGCGACAGCCGCGTCGACGCAGAGCTTGAACTATTGCAAGTATATGTACTGGAATAA
- a CDS encoding beta-lactamase family protein has product MRQIAMLLCAGVAGLCFWTACGPGGDAQAPQLFPLSPPPRSYWPTRDWQISAPETEGIDPAALKKLSDYLFTRSGDEQNRAGIRTDAVVLIRNGKLVYEQYARDFNASSRHNSWSVAKSFVNALAGRAQLQGRIDIDQPAWRYYPPLNTPGKREIKLRHLLNMSSGLSFQEEYEFAPLKSTVVAMLYTSGHHDMARFTGEQEMRATPGEYVYYSSGDTNVVMAALHSGLNDQQYASLPWDELFNPLGIQAVWETDQVGTFIGSSYLYMTARDYAKFGFLYLNDGVWEGKRLLPEGWVDFSRTPAPGYATTRPYDELENAVYGAQFHLLVGYPPTGIPSKYPDAPEDAFMAKGHWGQVVAIIPSLDIVLVRLGDDRDGNFDLNQMMRLLKEAVRR; this is encoded by the coding sequence ATGAGACAAATTGCAATGCTGCTCTGCGCCGGCGTCGCCGGCCTTTGCTTCTGGACGGCTTGCGGTCCCGGCGGCGACGCCCAGGCCCCCCAGCTCTTTCCGCTATCGCCGCCGCCGCGCAGCTACTGGCCCACCCGCGACTGGCAAATAAGCGCCCCTGAAACCGAGGGCATCGATCCGGCTGCGCTGAAGAAGCTGAGCGACTATCTGTTCACCCGTAGCGGCGACGAGCAGAATCGCGCGGGAATTCGCACCGACGCCGTTGTCTTGATTCGCAACGGCAAACTTGTCTACGAACAATACGCTCGCGATTTCAACGCCAGCTCTCGACACAATAGCTGGAGCGTAGCAAAGTCCTTCGTTAACGCGCTGGCCGGCCGTGCGCAACTCCAGGGTCGCATCGATATTGATCAGCCAGCGTGGCGCTATTACCCGCCGCTCAACACTCCCGGGAAACGGGAAATCAAACTGCGTCATCTATTGAACATGAGTTCCGGACTCTCCTTTCAGGAGGAGTACGAATTCGCGCCGCTTAAATCCACTGTGGTGGCCATGCTTTATACCAGCGGTCATCACGATATGGCGCGCTTCACCGGCGAGCAGGAGATGCGCGCCACGCCCGGCGAATACGTCTATTATTCCAGCGGCGATACCAACGTTGTGATGGCCGCACTGCACAGCGGGCTCAACGACCAGCAGTATGCTTCCTTACCCTGGGACGAACTTTTTAATCCGCTTGGCATCCAGGCGGTGTGGGAGACAGATCAAGTCGGGACTTTTATTGGATCTTCTTATCTTTACATGACGGCCCGCGACTATGCCAAGTTTGGCTTCCTCTATTTGAATGACGGGGTCTGGGAGGGCAAGCGCCTGCTGCCGGAGGGCTGGGTGGATTTCAGCCGTACGCCGGCCCCCGGCTATGCCACCACGAGGCCCTACGATGAACTGGAGAATGCAGTTTACGGAGCGCAATTCCATCTGCTGGTCGGCTATCCGCCGACTGGCATACCGAGCAAGTATCCCGATGCGCCGGAGGACGCCTTCATGGCCAAGGGTCACTGGGGTCAGGTAGTTGCCATAATCCCTTCGCTGGATATTGTGCTGGTGCGGCTTGGCGACGACCGCGATGGCAACTTTGATCTCAATCAGATGATGCGCTTGCTCAAGGAGGCGGTACGGCGTTGA
- a CDS encoding N-acetylmuramoyl-L-alanine amidase, which produces MKDYAPRRRSAKSTERSRQPPLLQSESSLAPAGLRHEREALLSRWTRRAPWILATLGLVAFAAIGARYYWRELRFRYIVVHHTVGVSGNLAYFRRIHMEERHWSDIAYHFVVNNGTYNTSMGEIEESNLWKERAPNHSTRIWYMNYFGIAVVMVGNFDRRPPPARQLDAAVGLLARLAREYDIPPDRIVGHREVQQTGCPGKYVDMVELRRLVAERLRNNAP; this is translated from the coding sequence GTGAAAGACTACGCGCCGCGCCGTCGCTCGGCGAAGTCGACAGAGCGATCGCGGCAGCCGCCCCTCCTGCAGTCCGAGTCGTCGCTGGCGCCGGCTGGATTGCGCCACGAACGCGAAGCCTTGCTTTCACGCTGGACTCGCAGGGCGCCATGGATCCTGGCGACGCTGGGTCTGGTCGCTTTTGCCGCCATTGGCGCTCGCTACTACTGGCGTGAACTTCGCTTTCGCTATATCGTTGTACATCATACGGTGGGCGTTTCTGGCAACCTTGCCTATTTCCGTCGCATTCATATGGAAGAGCGACACTGGTCCGACATCGCCTATCACTTCGTAGTCAACAACGGGACCTACAATACTTCGATGGGCGAGATTGAAGAGAGCAATCTCTGGAAAGAGCGGGCCCCCAATCATTCTACGCGCATCTGGTACATGAACTATTTTGGCATCGCCGTTGTGATGGTAGGTAATTTTGATCGCCGCCCGCCTCCGGCCAGACAACTGGACGCCGCCGTGGGCTTGCTGGCGCGACTGGCGCGCGAATACGATATTCCGCCCGATCGGATTGTCGGCCATCGCGAGGTTCAACAGACCGGTTGCCCGGGCAAATACGTCGATATGGTTGAGCTACGCCGACTGGTCGCCGAACGCCTGCGAAACAACGCCCCGTAG
- a CDS encoding helix-turn-helix transcriptional regulator, with the protein MRFKGAAIRQLRESRSWTTRELARRIAATGHFSGFTHQRVEQLERSDNVSHRVICALCEVFHIQPAELFEEEKD; encoded by the coding sequence ATGCGCTTCAAAGGCGCCGCCATCCGACAGTTGCGCGAATCCCGCTCCTGGACGACCAGGGAGCTGGCGCGGCGCATTGCTGCTACCGGGCATTTCTCCGGCTTCACTCACCAGCGCGTTGAACAACTGGAGCGCTCGGACAATGTATCGCATCGCGTAATCTGCGCGCTGTGCGAGGTCTTTCACATTCAACCGGCGGAACTATTCGAAGAAGAAAAGGATTGA
- a CDS encoding uroporphyrinogen decarboxylase — translation MNALDTSPLLLRALRGERTEQVPIWFMRQAGRYLPEYLATRQKMPFTDFMRDVDRAVRVSLQPYLRFGVDGVILFSDILTPLSGAGIALHFEEKRGPVLEQTIESDADLSRLDRFDPARDCAYVGEILGRLRTAIESAAGADFETVAGAGVDSWQTSRKGRGRPGLLGFAGAPFTLASYLIEGGTSRKFEKTKEACFQRSAFFSRLCTRLSDLVADHLQYQIKAGAEAVQIFDSWAGQLSAADYREFAAPYSARIIDRLRTMSPQTPVILFVGGGQHLLTEMCAQNPSALSLDWRASIAEALRVAPESMALQGNLDPLLLHGDAARLQAAIEQTLRLFDAHPGYVFNLGHGIHPGASLDNVSLMVRTVQGARRTLP, via the coding sequence GTGAACGCACTGGATACATCTCCGCTGCTGCTGCGCGCTCTGCGCGGCGAACGAACCGAACAGGTTCCCATCTGGTTTATGCGTCAGGCTGGCCGCTACCTTCCGGAGTACCTGGCAACGCGGCAGAAGATGCCGTTTACCGACTTTATGCGCGATGTGGATCGAGCGGTCCGCGTTTCGTTGCAGCCCTATTTGCGCTTTGGCGTGGATGGCGTGATTCTATTCAGCGATATTTTGACGCCCTTGAGCGGCGCCGGCATTGCCCTGCATTTCGAAGAGAAGCGCGGCCCAGTGCTGGAACAGACGATTGAGTCCGATGCCGATCTGTCGCGTCTGGATCGCTTTGACCCGGCGCGCGATTGCGCTTACGTTGGCGAAATACTTGGGCGGCTGCGTACGGCCATCGAGAGCGCTGCTGGCGCCGACTTTGAAACGGTCGCCGGCGCAGGCGTCGATTCCTGGCAAACATCGCGCAAGGGTCGCGGCCGACCTGGCTTGCTTGGTTTTGCCGGCGCACCCTTCACCCTGGCCAGCTATTTGATCGAGGGCGGAACTTCTCGGAAATTTGAGAAAACGAAAGAGGCCTGTTTTCAGCGCAGCGCCTTCTTTAGCCGTCTGTGTACGCGCCTCAGCGATCTGGTTGCAGATCATCTACAGTACCAGATCAAAGCTGGCGCCGAGGCGGTACAGATTTTTGATAGCTGGGCGGGTCAGCTGTCCGCCGCCGACTATCGCGAGTTTGCCGCGCCCTACAGCGCGCGTATCATTGATCGCTTGCGGACGATGTCGCCGCAAACGCCGGTCATTCTGTTTGTTGGCGGAGGTCAGCATCTGCTCACCGAGATGTGCGCCCAGAATCCATCGGCGCTCAGTCTCGATTGGCGCGCCTCGATTGCGGAGGCCCTGCGCGTGGCGCCAGAATCGATGGCGCTGCAGGGCAACCTCGATCCCTTGCTCTTGCACGGCGACGCCGCTCGCCTGCAGGCCGCGATCGAGCAAACGCTGCGCCTCTTCGATGCACATCCCGGCTACGTCTTCAATCTGGGTCATGGCATCCATCCCGGCGCCAGCCTGGACAATGTGTCTTTGATGGTGCGCACGGTTCAAGGGGCGCGGCGCACTCTCCCTTGA